From a single Gemmatimonadota bacterium genomic region:
- a CDS encoding phosphatase PAP2 family protein, with product MRFARHGAQRRSPIPVSLWMMVLLWVVMLGGALPLHAQQESFPYTYGKQDLWHLGAGVGAAALGGFFQEGLPAATASDFELLDPDGINGLDRWVTDRYSETWQDRSDLFRSAAQGVGIVCVTLCGLQPGESGTVGHAAVLAGMAAEAFLLRTGVTDLMKGSFRRWRPYTYSATLTSEEKLAIAQRFGTDPDDARRSFFSGHASNAALWAVFAGRVFSELHPESSLLTPVWIVGGAVAAGAGVGRVLGGMHFVSDVLVGWGVGGAIGWFIPELHRRDREGGLEVEAGLDGVGLRWRF from the coding sequence ATGAGGTTTGCGCGACATGGAGCGCAGCGGCGTTCCCCGATTCCGGTATCGCTTTGGATGATGGTGCTGCTCTGGGTCGTGATGCTCGGCGGTGCGCTGCCGCTGCATGCTCAGCAGGAGTCCTTTCCCTACACCTACGGCAAGCAGGACCTCTGGCACCTGGGCGCCGGCGTTGGCGCGGCCGCCCTGGGTGGATTCTTCCAGGAGGGGCTGCCGGCCGCGACCGCGTCCGACTTCGAGCTGCTGGATCCCGACGGGATCAACGGGTTGGACCGCTGGGTCACGGATCGCTACTCGGAGACCTGGCAGGATCGCAGCGACCTCTTCCGTTCGGCGGCGCAGGGGGTGGGCATCGTTTGTGTGACGCTCTGCGGGCTGCAACCCGGCGAGAGTGGCACCGTCGGACACGCGGCCGTCCTGGCGGGGATGGCGGCCGAGGCGTTCCTGCTTCGCACCGGCGTGACCGATCTGATGAAGGGCTCGTTCCGACGTTGGCGCCCCTACACGTACAGCGCGACGCTCACGTCGGAAGAGAAGCTGGCGATCGCCCAACGCTTCGGCACCGATCCCGACGATGCGCGGCGCTCCTTCTTCTCGGGCCATGCCTCCAACGCCGCGCTCTGGGCGGTGTTCGCCGGCCGCGTCTTTTCAGAGCTTCATCCGGAATCGTCTCTGCTCACGCCGGTGTGGATCGTGGGCGGAGCCGTGGCCGCAGGTGCCGGTGTGGGTCGTGTGCTCGGGGGAATGCACTTCGTCAGCGACGTGCTGGTGGGCTGGGGCGTGGGCGGTGCGATCGGGTGGTTCATCCCCGAGCTGCACCGGCGTGACCGGGAGGGTGGGCTGGAGGTGGAGGCCGGGTTGGATGGCGTGGGCCTGCGCTGGCGCTTCTAG